GCGCCCGTCACCCGCCGCAATGCTTCCACCACGTACTGGATGCCCAGGGCGCGCAGCTCTTCCCCGGTAATCACGGTGACGAAGGCGGCGGCCGCCGCCCGGGGCGTGGGCAGGCGAGTGGCGGTGACGACCAGCTCCTCGAGTTGGAACGTGTCGGCCCGCTCCTGCCCGGCGAGCGGTGCGGCGAAGATCGTGCCCAGCAGCCCGAAGCCGGCGAGGTAGGAAGGCATGGTCCTCATGGGTACCTCCTGTGTGGGTATGTGGCCGTTGATCAGCCGCGGAGTAGCGCCACGGCGACCTGCTGTCAGGCCTCAGGTGCGGCACGCGGACTCGCCGCCAGCGCCACGACCTGCGGCGCACCCTCGTCCCGGCCCGGCCCCGGGTGATGCGTCACCCGCACGGGCCAGTCGTAGATGCGCTCGAGCAGCCCCTCGCGCAGCACGGCGGCGGGCGGGCCCTGCGCAGCCGGCGCCCCGCGATCCAGCAGCAGTAGCTCGGCCGCATAACGGGAGGCCAGGTTGATGTTGTGTGTGGCCAGCAGCACCGCGACGCCCTCCCGCGCGGCCAGATCCGCCAGCAGTTCGAAGATCTCCATCTCGTGGCGGATATCGAGCGCGGCGGTCGGCTCGTCGAGCACCAGGGCGCGCGGCTGCTGCGCCAGTGCCCGGGCCATACGCGCCCGCTGGCGCTCGCCGCCCGAGAGCGTGGCCACGGGGCGGTCGGCCAGCTCGAGCACGTCGCAACGTTCCAGTGCCTGGGCGATGGCGAGCCGGTCTGGTGCACCCTCGGACCGGAAGGGGCCCAGGTGCGGATAGCGGCCCATGGCTACGAGCTCGCGCACCGTGATCGGGAAGACCAGCTCCTCGACCTGCGGCACAACGCCGATGCGTCGGGCCAGCTCGCGGCGCGCCCACTCCCCCACGGGCCGCCCCCAGAAGCGGGCCGCGCCCGACTCCGGCCGGAGCACGCCCAGCAGCACGCGCAGCAGCGTGGATTTCCCCGAGCCGTTGGGGCCCAGGATGGCCTGCACCGAACCGGGGGCCACACTCAAGCTGACGCCCGCCACCGCGGGCCGGGCTGCGCCGGCGTAGCGGAAGCGAAGATCGCGGGCGGCGAAAACGGGATCGGTCACGGGACGGCCTGGTGCTGGCGCACGCCTGCGAGCAACGGGCTGGGGTGCGGGCACGGGTACAGGTACGCGCTGGTGGCCGGCATGAGGATCTGGAGCATCAGCATCGGGATCGGGATCGGCAGCGGGAGCGGGCCCAGGCGCCGGATGCGGTAGGTAGCGCGACGTATCACGCATTCCTCCGTACCAGCAGCAGCGCGAAGACGGGTACGCCGACCAGCGCGGTCACGACGCCCACAGGCAGCTCGGCGGGGGCGGCAACGGTTCGGGCGGCAGTGTCCGCGAGCAGCAGGAACGCGGCGCCGGCGAGGATCGAGGCAGGCAGGAGTAAGCGGTGGTCGCTCCCCCACACGAGTCGGAGCGCGTGCGGCACAATGAGGCCCACGAAGCCGATCGCGCCGCACGCGGCCACGCTGGCGGCGACCAGGAGCGAGGCAACGAGGTAGGCGGCGAGCTTGACGCGCTCGACGCGCGCCCCCAGGTAGAGCGCGGTTTCCTCGCCCAGCGCCAGGAGGTTGAGCGGGCGCGCCAGCGCCAGCAGGACGAGCGCGGCCGGCGCGGCGTAGAGTGCCAGCACGGCGGTCGCCGTCCAGCTCGCCCCCGCCAGGCTTCCCATCATCCAGAAGACAGCCGAGCGGAAGCTCTCCGCCTCGACCATTGTGAGGAGGAGCAGGATCACGGCGTTCAGGAACGCGCCCACAATGACGCCGGCCAGGAGCAGCACCCGGGTATCGAGGGAGCGGCTCGCGCCCGCGGTGATGCGGAAGACGAGGATCGCGGCGAGGACGGCGCCGGCGAAGGCGGCGAGTGGCAGAGTCCAGGATGCGCGTGCGGCCCAGCCGAGCAGCAGGGCCGCTACAGCGCCCACGGCGGCCCCTCCCGCCACTCCCAGGATGTAGGGCTCGGCCAGGGGGTTGCGCAGCAGCGCCTGGAACACCGCGCCGCTCAGCGCCAGGCAGCCACCCACCAGCGCCGCCAGGACGGCGCGCGGCAGGCGGAGCTCGAGCACGATGGCCCGTGCCGTGGGCTCGCCACCGCCGGTCAGCGCGTCGAAAACGTC
This portion of the Gemmatimonadota bacterium genome encodes:
- a CDS encoding ABC transporter ATP-binding protein, with the translated sequence MTDPVFAARDLRFRYAGAARPAVAGVSLSVAPGSVQAILGPNGSGKSTLLRVLLGVLRPESGAARFWGRPVGEWARRELARRIGVVPQVEELVFPITVRELVAMGRYPHLGPFRSEGAPDRLAIAQALERCDVLELADRPVATLSGGERQRARMARALAQQPRALVLDEPTAALDIRHEMEIFELLADLAAREGVAVLLATHNINLASRYAAELLLLDRGAPAAQGPPAAVLREGLLERIYDWPVRVTHHPGPGRDEGAPQVVALAASPRAAPEA
- a CDS encoding iron ABC transporter permease, whose amino-acid sequence is MTARTALRLLLLALIACAVLLLSIASGAAGIPLGDVFDALTGGGEPTARAIVLELRLPRAVLAALVGGCLALSGAVFQALLRNPLAEPYILGVAGGAAVGAVAALLLGWAARASWTLPLAAFAGAVLAAILVFRITAGASRSLDTRVLLLAGVIVGAFLNAVILLLLTMVEAESFRSAVFWMMGSLAGASWTATAVLALYAAPAALVLLALARPLNLLALGEETALYLGARVERVKLAAYLVASLLVAASVAACGAIGFVGLIVPHALRLVWGSDHRLLLPASILAGAAFLLLADTAARTVAAPAELPVGVVTALVGVPVFALLLVRRNA